The Theileria annulata chromosome 3, complete sequence, *** SEQUENCING IN PROGRESS *** genome has a segment encoding these proteins:
- a CDS encoding uncharacterized protein (Signal anchor predicted for TA18200 by SignalP 2.0 HMM (Signal peptide probability 0.177, signal anchor probability 0.764) with cleavage site probability 0.103 between residues 22 and 23) translates to MNEEIRQILIILLICSQIVVLSKQHTPSDNIKIGNKIIKNSENNLIPGRFSQLQGYGTVEEVEPQPKIRIYVYNPPNSFNPTNEMFSKRILREMENERFTEQVRTVYQIKWRRNLKELKILRMTNEAIEDLNIGEVYINSSSLADSQIKALDQLLRFKCSRLEKKLKSLQLKRKYLSEGRDINVSLNELISRELIEAADFLTTSTETDYPNLEVLYYSLYIYYI, encoded by the exons atgaatgaagaaataagacagattttaataattctacTCATTTGTAGTCAGATTGTAGTGTTATCAAAACAACATACACCTAgtgataatataaaaattggcaataaaattattaaaaatagtgAAAATAACCTTATACCGGGGAGATTTTCACAGTTACAAGGATATGGAACAGTTGAG gAAGTCGAACCTCAACCGAAAATAAgaatatatgtatataatcCACCAAATTCTTTTAATCCAACAAATGAAAT GTTTAGTAAAAGAATATTGAGGGAAATGGAGAATGAAAGATTCACTGAACAAGTAAGAACTGTGTA tcAAATAAAGTGGAGAAGGAATTTGAAAGAATTAAAGATTCTCag AATGACTAATGAAGCCATAGAAGATTTGAATATTGGAGaagtatatattaactCCTCCAGTCTGGCTGATTCTCAAATCAAAGCACTG GACCAACTTTTACGTTTTAAGTGCTCCAGACTAGAAAAAAAACTGAAGTCACTTCAGTTGAAACGTAAATATTTGTCAGAGGGAAGAGATATCAATGTCAGTTTGAATGAACTTATTTCCCGAGAACTCATCGAGGCCGCTGATTTCTTAACTACTTCTACCGAAACAGATTATCCCAATCTAGAAGTATTATACTATAgtttatacatttattatatttaa